The following coding sequences lie in one Rutidosis leptorrhynchoides isolate AG116_Rl617_1_P2 chromosome 6, CSIRO_AGI_Rlap_v1, whole genome shotgun sequence genomic window:
- the LOC139854384 gene encoding floral homeotic protein AGAMOUS-like — MDNSDAFELNFSCNDNRSMSLPNDSGDMSPERKLGKGKIEIKRIENTTNRQVTFCKRRNGLLKKAYELSVLCDAEVALVVFSSRGRLYEYANNRVCEIVHK; from the exons ATGGATAATTCTGATGCATTTGAGCTCAATTTCAGCTGTAACGACAATCGATCCATGTCGTTGCCAAATGACTCTGGTGACATGTCTCCAGAAAGAAAACTTGGTAAGGGAAAGATCGAGATCAAGCGGATCGAGAACACAACGAATCGACAAGTGACTTTTTGTAAGCGCCGCAACGGGTTGCTTAAAAAGGCCTATGAATTGTCTGTCCTTTGTGATGCTGAAGTTGCTCTTGTTGTCTTTTCGAGCCGTGGACGCCTTTACGAGTACGCTAACAAcag GGTTTGTGAAATAGTACATAAATGA